TCCCTTCGAGACACGTCCGCCTTACATGAACACCAGCTTCTCCAACTAGCGAACTTCTTGAAAGTAGCAATCTTCTCGGTATCAAACTTCTTGAAGCTTAGAAATCTTGTTTGCAGGGCAGATAACATTCTCTTAAGTTTATAGCAAACTTTTCGAAAGATTATAGCAATCTTCATAAAACTCCAGCCACTATTTATCTGTGTTCACTAGCAAACAAATTAGTCATAAATCTCTCCATGCAGTCTAGACTATCCCAAATCCTATAAACAGTCACCAAATCAAAGGGAGCTATGGGGCGTCCGAACAATGTGCGGACTCCGACAGCTCAGCCTCGGACCCCACAACAAACCGACCTTTTCCCTCCTCCCCTTCTTTCTTCTGTATCCATTTGGATAAGGGGCAGCCAAGTAGAGAATTGAGGGGTATAGCCACGAAAATGTGTTTGCATACATTTAATTAAGTCCATTTGGTGATCCACGTTGAATATGTCTAAGGAAGTATGTGTCGAGAACaaagttttttgttgttgtgatttttattttttttggcaaTTGTTCTTTGTGAACTTGCACAACTATATATTCTAGGGGCCCGCATTTTAGCATTACAAACACTGAAAAATGTTAAAATTATAATGATATTTGCGTTTCATACATAAAACCACATGTCCGTTATGACTCATTTCTATCCGTCCACGCACCTATGTCTCTtacttttttcttatttttcttatatGTCCGGAGAGAGatgaagaaaagaaataataaaaaaacataAAAGATGCTATGTGATGGGCCTGATACTATGTTGCAGACCCATGAACACTGACCGAACACACCCAAGCACTCCTATGAGATGAGTACGAGGAGTGCCAGACAACCGGAGCGAGGCCGGGATGCCGTAACCTTAACTTTAGAACGTGCCCTTCTGAGCGCTGTTCAACATTCTTCTTCACCATATGATTAGAACGCTGACCAAGACATGTATTTATAGATCATAATTTAAGATACCAACAAGGTACATACATAGCATGAAAAGTGTCAACAGCGACGAGAAGAACATCAGGTAGCTCTCTAGAAGTTTAGTTACGGTCCTAGCAAATGCCAAACAGTAAAAACGGAAACATCACATCATGCAGCCACAAGGATGGTAAATCAGGTCAACTGATCTCGCTTCAGCTGCAAGTTTATTGCAGCCCAGGTTTGTTCATAACACAAGAGCTTCTCCACTGATGCTGCACCTCCATGAAGAACCGAACGGATGACAACTACTGTTACTTCCATGGCAATCTGCAAGAAATTATCGAAATGTAAAATATGCAAAATGACATGTTCGTGAAAGAGATACAGGCGGAAGAGGGAATCATGACAAATGAAATTTGGGCGGTATTACAATGTACCACAGACGTTTCTGCAATATACTTTATTACAACTAAAACAGTGTTACTTATTTCCAAACAAAGGTAGTACAAACTAGTTGTCCTGTAACAAACTGTTATTCAAATTTTCCAAGTAAAAGAACGGTTATTCCAAATAGCTAAGTATACCCTACATTTCTCTAATTTGACAAGCGCAAGAAAAAGTGAGATATGACATGAGATTCTAATCCATTTATCACTATCAAAATGATGTATCACATGTGAATATGTGATCATGAGATTGCacgaaaataacaaaaacagatgcTTAGCATTACTACGTAACTCAAAAACGTGATTTATTTCAATCAGATGGTACGATCAAATACAAGCAATTGAACAGTGGGTAGGTTGCAGACTCTCCCATGGAATATGAATTGTAATGTCTATGGTTATGGACCCCAATCTAAACCTTTTTGAGTAAATCAAAGTTCTAAGCTAAAATAAGGGATATACTAACATTGATCTAGTATTCATGATTTTTTGATAATTTATTAACAGAGCTCAGCTCATACGATCATATCCACATCAATATCAACCAGGAAGCTGCATCCATATCTATACCACTGTCCACTGACACATACCAAGTCACTAAGTACAGAACTATATGGATCTGCGTTAAAAAACTTGATAATTTCAGAGAAGCAACATCGCTCTTGGAAACTCACGCTAATTTCAGGGAAACATCGGAACCATCATCATTATCCTGTGAGCTTCCAGAGTGCAATGCAGTCATGACAGATTCCGAGGACTGTCCATCTTCAGCAATAACATTTTCGGTATCAACAACCACTAGCTTGCCAGCTGTTGGAACCTGGGCTACCTGCATCCAGAAATAACAAAGCAAATAGAAATTAGTATTCAGATGGACTGGACTGAAAAATAGAAGTGTTGACTAAAGAAAGTTGAGTTtcaagtccatacttggttcctcagtttcttattctcttctgccAGCTGTGAACTCTGGTACAATATGCAAATGGTGCAACTTTTATTAGTTTTACATCTTATCTCTACAGACAAGGGTACTTCAAACCAATAAATAGACATTCTGTTCATCTAATTCTATATGTGATTAGCTTCAAACAGCATAATGAACCTTTCAAGCAGTAAGCGCAAGCTGCCACAATGTTGAAGGTAGTTCTTATTCTGCATGCTACATTGGTAAATGATGACAAATCAACTACAACATCTACAGCTTGCCATTGAGTTTTTTATTCCGTCAAATGAGAACTTATTCCTCCATCTTCAAATCAGCCAGAATAATTAAGTTTAAATAAGTAGAACATAGAAATACTCAAAATATTAGAGGTGAATAAACTAATATGTTGGACAAAAAATAAGAATATTTATAGTCATTTACACATGTAAACAACAAAAAAGAATATACTTTCTTGCTTTGGTACTGAAAGGAATAGTAAAGCTAAAAAGACTCCACATAAGTATATGTAAACACTAAATTCTCGTACCATCTTCTCTCTGGTTTAAGCACTTACATGATCTGttatatttgcttgcatctttttaAAAGGATGGTGCTCAAGCATTCAGACTCTGAACATATCCCTATTTTCCTATTTCAGTATACAAGGCTAATAACGTTGCAAAAATCCAGTTGTACTGTCCAACCCACAAAGACATGAATAATTCCATTTTTGTTAGTGTACAATATGCTAAATTATTTTTTATAGAAAAATATACTATTAAAAATGTATCCGTGGATGTAAAAATGTAAACATGTAAGAATTTAATGTAATAACATTTGATTATGAAAACATGAGAAACATGTGTAGATGAACCTGAACCAAAGAATAaggttttatttatttaaaaaaaatccattCACCTAAAATAATGGCTTCAAAACTGATCTTGCAATAAGCTTTACCTTTCGATGTAGTTCATTTATCTGTTCCAAGAATTGTTGATCCTGCAAAATAATACAGCCCGTTAAAAAGTTGCTCATTTTGAGCCTGACTGGAAGGGAACTTTGAAAAAATGCCATGTTCAGTCACCGTACTTTCGTCTGAAGCACCTTGTGCAGACCAGTTTCTAGATTTTTCTCCAACTGTTGGAGTTCATCAACACTTAATCCCTCAAGCTCCTCGCCTCTCATCTGTCTATAAGTTGGGCAAGAATTTCCATTATTATATATGGAATTGACAAATAAATTCAACATGGATCACGTAAACAATATATAATGGGGTAGAACATAACCTTAGTCGAAGACTAGCTTCTGCAAGCTGATCGTTCAAATTTGCATATTTGctatgttctaactgaaaatagaaATGCGCCAGCATGTCAGTTCAAATCACAATTATCTTCATACCAAGAGGAGTTTTAAAAAATGAGTACTCTCGATGGATTCAGAAAAAGCAGTAATTATCATATTGCAATAGCTAACAATTTTTTTCCTCATATTTACaggaagttagagttatggaggcaaaccttggaatcgaaaggttttagacttagtaggactaaaaccgagtacatgaggtgcgcTTTCAATACTACAATGCACGAGGAGGAGGATGTTAGCCTTGATGGTCAGGTGGTGCCTCAGAAGGACACCTTCcgatatttggggtcaatgttgcGGAAAgatggggatatcgatgaagatATGAACCATCGAATTACAgccggatggatgaagtggcgccaagcttctggcattctctgtgacaagagggtgccacaaaagctaaaaggcaagtactataggacggcggttcgacttgcaatgttgtatggcgctgagtgttggccgactaaaaggcgacatgtgcaacaGTTAGGTGTGGCGAAGATGCGCGTGTTGAGATGGACGTGTGGCCAGACAAGGAAGGGCCGaatccggaatgatgatatacgaggtagagttggggtagcaccaattgaagagaagcttgtccaacatcgtctgagatggtttgggcatattcaacGCAGGCCCCCAGAAGCCCCAGTGCATAGCGAACGACTAAAGCATGCGGATAATATCAAAAGAGGCcggggtagaccgaacttgacatgggaagagtTCGTAAAGAGAGATTTgaaggattggagcatcaccaaagaactagccatggacaggggtgcgtggaagcttgctataCATGTGCGAGAACaatgagttggtcgcgagatcttatgggtttcacctctagcctaccccaacatatttgggactaaaggctttgttgttgttgttgtttgtatttaCAAATGGATAATCATTTCACAAACCAAGAAAAAAAACATGGATAATCCAAACAAAAGTTTTATTGTGCCCAAGGGTTCAACTTAATAGAGTGCTGACACCCATTaataaaagcaagagaattatgaAGTATACCATTTTTACAGCTATCATGAACAATACTGGGCCTATCATTAGCTTATATGTGGCCTGTCACCCAACTCGAAAAAACTTGATAAGGGTATAGAAGAAACTGTTGTTTCAACTTTCAAGTATTCTTTATAGCTTCTTAAAGGGTACCAAGCATAGTTTTGCTTCAATGGTTTTAGATGGAAAAAATGCATTTATATAAAAGGTTTGTGGCAGGTTAGTCCTTGAATACAAGATATTTTATTTTGGGTCACATCCTTATGTTGCTCATGTAGATTCACAAGTATTAGGATGCTATAATCAAAGAACTTTAATTTGCTGGCTAACATCAATGAGGGTGAGAAGTGCTTATTACGTTCAAGTCAAGAGTAGGCTGGTCTGTTTTCCCCAGGTTCTTAGAATGCGTGCTGTACTTGTCGATGATCTCATTCATACTGTCCAAGGAAAGGCAATATCAGTACCACATGAAGCTGCAACTATCCAACAAAAAGGAAATGACTAAAATAAATGTGATACGGTGATGTTCAGAATTATACAGGGGCACCATGACATTAACTATAGTCACTTTGACAGTTCATTGTAACAATGACCGTGACAAAGAAAAAACAGCCCCTAACTAATACATTTCAACATATATAAGATGATGCTGTTAGTGCCATGGGCTACGACTAAACAAACAGAAGAGAAAGCTAAAGCATGTTTATTTCTTAAACGAAGAGAGACTCTCCTTAGCCAGATTGAAAGTAAGAATGGTTTTTGAATCCAAATAGCTTAGTGAGAAAGCATCGAAACTGAGTCTACATCATTTTCTCATTAACTTTGTATAGTTAGATGGTCTCAGCATTTATCATGTACCATTCAGTTCAGATTATTCTTTAATTGCTTAAACAAA
This genomic stretch from Hordeum vulgare subsp. vulgare chromosome 6H, MorexV3_pseudomolecules_assembly, whole genome shotgun sequence harbors:
- the LOC123402730 gene encoding MADS-box transcription factor 22-like, yielding MARERREIKRIESAAARQVTFSKRRRGLFKKAEELSVLCDADVALIVFSSTGKLSQFASSSMNEIIDKYSTHSKNLGKTDQPTLDLNLEHSKYANLNDQLAEASLRLRQMRGEELEGLSVDELQQLEKNLETGLHKVLQTKDQQFLEQINELHRKSSQLAEENKKLRNQVAQVPTAGKLVVVDTENVIAEDGQSSESVMTALHSGSSQDNDDGSDVSLKLALPWK